ATAATGGAAAGTGAAATTAATCTCATATTTTTAAATTCTTTTGAAAATATGTTATTATAATCTATTTTTATTCCTAAGTACCAATGAGATGTTGTGATTCTTGCTAAGGAGATTATTTCATTTGAATTGCTTGTATTGTAAGTTGCCTTTCCTTGAGATAGCGCATTTAGTATTTCAGTTAGTGTTTTTAGGTTAAAGCCGAATATGTGCTTTATGTTTTTTAAAATCTCGTCTTTTCCTCCAAATGCATCGCCACTGTTGTTTATTAAGTATACATTAAAGTATTTTGATGAGTTTTGGCTGCTTGCATTTTGTTCTAGCAATGAGTTTTCCAAAAGCAGTAAAAGATATTCTTTTAGTTCGGCAATTTTTTCTGAAATGTCAGCATATAAAATAATATATCCAATATTAGATTTTTTTGAATCTGTTATTTTATATGCTATTGGAATATAAAAATTATTATTTATTTTTACTAAGCTGTTGTGAAGAATTGAGATTTGAAATGTAGTTATGGCTTTTCCCAGAAGCAATTCTTTTAAGCTTATATATTGGCCGGTTCTTTTTTTTTCGCTTGATGCGATTATGTATCCATCTTTGTTTGTATACTCTATTATTTTAATAAAAGAAGGCAATGTAATTAAAATTTTGTCAGATACCAAGTGTTGTACACTTTTGTTATTTAGAATTGCAGATTTATAATCATATTTGGCTGTCAATATGCTTAAAGCTTTTATTATTTCTTTGGATTCATCAGAAAAGCTTTTAATCATTGCTTGGTTAATGAATTTTGTAAAGTCTTGAAGTTCTTTTGTTATGATTTTTTTATAGCCCTGATCTAGTAGTAAAAAGGTTGTCGCAATAATGATTATTGTATATGCCAGAATTATAAAATTGAATTTATAAAAAAGGTTGGAGTTAAGTCTTTTTCTTTTCACTAATTTCCCTCAAAATTTTGTTTTCATAAAATTTTTAAAACCTTAAAGTTTTAGTATTCTATATGTTTTATTATATAATTATATATGCATGTAGCTAAATAATAAAATAATTATTTTGCAAATATTTGAAGGATGTAATCTTTAAGACCCAAGAAAGAAAGGTCTAATTTGCCAATTGTTATTAGCATTATTTGTGATTTATGAAGGTGATAGTTTTGTTTTAAGATTTTAATTATACTAATGTTATGTTTGGAGAGCTTTTATGACAGATGAAAATTTGATCGATATTAATCTGAAAAATACTAAACGATTTCTTTATCTGGTGTTGTTTGGATTCCTTTTTTTTAATTTTTTATTCATAGGCTATACTTATATTAATCATAAAAATGAATATTTGGATCGCTTTAAATTTGATTCTAAGTTGTTTTTAAATAGCGTTTCTACTGTTATTAAAGCTAAATATTCGGAATCCTCTAGGTTTCTTGAGGAGCTTATAAAAGATAGCTATAGGTTTGGGATATTGGTGAATTCTTCAAATAGCTTTCTTTTGTCTTCAAGTTTAAAATTAGGTGACAGTTTAGATGAAAATAGCGATTTGTTTTTAAAGTCAAGAGAATTTAGCTCTATAGATAAAATTTTTAAAACTATTCCTTTGGCAGAAGATTCACTTGAAGGTGTATTTTATATTCCTATAGGAAAAAATGTTTTAATATCAAATTCAAATTTTTCATCTTTAGGCCTAAAAGATGTTAGATTGGATCCAATTTATTCTGTTCCTGTAGAAAAAAATTCTAAGTATTATTCAAGATATATGCAAATAGATGGAAAAATTTATTCTGTATTAAGCTTTCCGGTTAGAGATTCTGTTGCAACATTGGGTGTAATAGGGATTTTAGTATGTTTTGATGAATTGTTAGATATTATTGAGAATCAGTTGTATTCTTCTATTAAATTTAGTAGTAAGAATTATAATTTTTTTGTGCTTGACAGAAATTACATGCCCATTTTTTTAAACTTTAATAATCTTCAGACCAAGTCTTTTTCTACAGCTTATAATGAGAACTTTTTAAGTAAAGTTATAGCTTATGTTAAAAAAGATTCTTCTATTTCTCAGTATACTTTTAATTATGAAAGAGATTTTTATTCTTTAAATTTTGTAAAAACTGATGATTTTTTGACTCAAGGGTTGATTTTAAATGTCAATTCCATTCCTATTATGTTTAAATCAAATTGGGTAATATTTTTTGTATTTTTATTATTATCTTTTGCAATTATGTTTTATTTGTGCAAAACTTTTGTTTTTTCATTGATTAATGATTTTAACAAAATTGTTGATTATCAAAAATCAAAAAGCGATCCTTTTGGTCTTGAATCTCCCTTAGAGGTTAAGTATTCTTCGTCTATTATTTCTTATATTAGTTCAAAGTTAGATAGTCTGTCTTCTAAGAGTAATGAATCTTTTGAAAAGATAAAATTTTATTCTGAAGATTTGAATGAATATTTGGAACAAATAGAAACTGCTATATCAAATACTGAGAGCATAGATTCTAGCATTTTAGTTTACGAACAATTAAGAGATACTTTTTCTAGATTTGAAAAATCAATTGTTGATATTTTAAAAGGCTTTGAATCTATTGCTGATCCGATTAATGATCACAATAGGCATATATCAGAAATTTCTTCAAGTTTTGAAGAGAATGTCAGTTTTTTCTATAGTATAGATAAAAATTTGGAGATTTTTAATAAGGCTGCTACGATAAATTCTGCTGATATTGAAAATATTAAAAGCAAGGTTTTTGATTTAAATATTGTTTTTGAAAATGTGAATAAAAATTTTGCAGATCTTTTGTCTCAAACAAATAGTTTGCAAAGTGTAAATAAACTTTTAGTTTCAATTTCAGCCCAGACCAATATGCTTGCTATGAATGCAGCAATTGAAGCAGCAAAAGCAGGTGATGCAGGCAAGAGTTTTGCAGTTGTTGCTGAGGAGATTAGAAAACTTGCTATTAATTCTGGAAAATATTCTAAGACTATTAAAGATGAGCTTAAAACGGTTGATAGCATTATTTCAGTAATTAATTCAGAGATTGATACGATTTATAAAAATTTCATAGACATTCAAGATAATGTGGACAACAATTTTTCAAGGCATGAGAAGGTGGATCTTACTCTTGCGAA
This genomic interval from Borreliella andersonii contains the following:
- a CDS encoding methyl-accepting chemotaxis protein, whose translation is MTDENLIDINLKNTKRFLYLVLFGFLFFNFLFIGYTYINHKNEYLDRFKFDSKLFLNSVSTVIKAKYSESSRFLEELIKDSYRFGILVNSSNSFLLSSSLKLGDSLDENSDLFLKSREFSSIDKIFKTIPLAEDSLEGVFYIPIGKNVLISNSNFSSLGLKDVRLDPIYSVPVEKNSKYYSRYMQIDGKIYSVLSFPVRDSVATLGVIGILVCFDELLDIIENQLYSSIKFSSKNYNFFVLDRNYMPIFLNFNNLQTKSFSTAYNENFLSKVIAYVKKDSSISQYTFNYERDFYSLNFVKTDDFLTQGLILNVNSIPIMFKSNWVIFFVFLLLSFAIMFYLCKTFVFSLINDFNKIVDYQKSKSDPFGLESPLEVKYSSSIISYISSKLDSLSSKSNESFEKIKFYSEDLNEYLEQIETAISNTESIDSSILVYEQLRDTFSRFEKSIVDILKGFESIADPINDHNRHISEISSSFEENVSFFYSIDKNLEIFNKAATINSADIENIKSKVFDLNIVFENVNKNFADLLSQTNSLQSVNKLLVSISAQTNMLAMNAAIEAAKAGDAGKSFAVVAEEIRKLAINSGKYSKTIKDELKTVDSIISVINSEIDTIYKNFIDIQDNVDNNFSRHEKVDLTLAKHFKEIGEFKERYLSYDTKIRDAKNMYKEVFNNHYFISSKFNNFSQDLKELKVSKMNLDVVSSLQEYSSLVKSSKDKILKTKELIQKINDEIKDILF